Proteins co-encoded in one Sulfurimonas sp. HSL1-2 genomic window:
- a CDS encoding iron-containing alcohol dehydrogenase, whose protein sequence is MTNFTYHNPTKIEFGRDKEKAIGDHIAAAGITKVLLTFGSDRIKNDGLFDTVAASLKANGIEYVELGGIVSNPLLSKVYEGVEAAKAEGVGAILSVGGGSVLDSSKAIAAGSLYDGDVWDFFIGKSVIAKALPVFDIITLAATGSEMNTYAVVTNEKTQQKFSIASPHVYPKVSVVNPELQKSVSKEYLVYSAADIIAHSIEGYFTASYHPDIIAKYIEANISTVMTTTETLLADPDDYNARGEFAWAATQALNGTTTLGVAGYSFPNHMIEHSLSALFNVAHGAGLSVIMPAWMKWYHKQNEAQFERFAKNLFGKESAMEGIEALEQWFDKVGTPTKLSQFSIKESDIDAIVENAAANAKMFGLADTYTEDVLGTILKLAL, encoded by the coding sequence ATGACAAATTTTACCTATCATAACCCCACCAAGATCGAATTCGGAAGAGACAAGGAAAAAGCCATCGGCGACCACATCGCCGCGGCGGGCATCACGAAGGTGCTGCTCACCTTCGGCAGCGACCGCATCAAAAATGACGGTCTCTTCGACACCGTCGCCGCCAGCCTCAAAGCGAACGGCATCGAGTACGTCGAACTGGGCGGCATCGTCAGCAACCCGCTGCTCTCGAAGGTGTACGAGGGGGTCGAGGCGGCCAAAGCCGAAGGCGTCGGGGCCATTCTCAGCGTCGGCGGCGGTTCGGTCCTTGACAGCTCCAAGGCCATCGCGGCGGGCAGCCTCTACGACGGTGACGTCTGGGACTTCTTCATCGGCAAAAGCGTTATTGCAAAAGCGCTGCCGGTCTTTGACATCATCACCCTCGCCGCGACGGGGAGCGAGATGAACACCTACGCCGTCGTCACCAACGAGAAGACGCAGCAGAAGTTCTCCATCGCCTCGCCCCACGTCTACCCGAAAGTCTCCGTCGTCAACCCGGAGCTGCAGAAGTCCGTCTCCAAAGAGTACCTCGTCTACTCCGCCGCGGACATCATCGCCCACTCCATCGAGGGGTACTTTACCGCCTCGTATCATCCCGACATCATCGCCAAGTACATCGAGGCGAACATCTCCACCGTCATGACCACGACAGAGACGCTTCTGGCCGACCCGGACGACTACAATGCGCGCGGCGAGTTCGCCTGGGCGGCGACGCAGGCGCTCAACGGCACGACTACCCTCGGCGTCGCGGGCTACAGCTTCCCCAACCACATGATCGAGCACAGCCTCTCGGCCCTTTTCAACGTGGCCCACGGCGCGGGCCTCTCGGTCATCATGCCCGCGTGGATGAAGTGGTACCATAAGCAGAACGAAGCGCAGTTCGAACGGTTTGCAAAGAATCTTTTCGGAAAAGAGAGTGCCATGGAGGGGATCGAAGCGCTGGAACAGTGGTTCGACAAGGTCGGCACGCCGACAAAGCTGTCGCAGTTCTCGATCAAAGAGAGTGACATCGACGCCATCGTCGAAAACGCCGCGGCAAATGCCAAGATGTTCGGCCTGGCCGACACCTACACCGAGGACGTTCTCGGAACGATCCTCAAACTGGCGCTCTAA
- a CDS encoding glutamine amidotransferase, protein MKRICIIKTGSTFGTTRSAYNDFEDWIIAKLELPQSRPFTVNVQGGDALPDPARCDGVIVTGSHAMVTDEEAWSKQTAAWLAEAVARGIPMLAICYGHQLLAKALGGVSGYHRNGMEIGTVAIDLTDSASDDRLFCDLPKRFDAHTIHSQTIVTLPEGAVRLAFNTHDENHAFRMGPCAWGVQFHPEFDRAVMRSYIEEVSKSEPFGEEKRAALLEAARETAEATAILKRFEKLVCEG, encoded by the coding sequence GTGAAACGGATCTGCATCATCAAAACGGGATCGACGTTCGGGACGACACGGAGCGCGTACAATGATTTTGAAGACTGGATCATCGCCAAGCTGGAGCTGCCGCAATCGCGCCCCTTTACGGTGAACGTCCAGGGGGGCGACGCCCTGCCGGACCCGGCGCGGTGCGACGGTGTGATCGTCACCGGGTCGCACGCCATGGTCACCGACGAGGAGGCCTGGAGCAAACAGACGGCAGCGTGGCTGGCGGAAGCAGTGGCGCGGGGCATCCCGATGCTGGCGATCTGCTACGGACACCAGCTCCTGGCCAAGGCCCTGGGCGGCGTTTCAGGCTATCACCGTAACGGGATGGAAATAGGGACGGTCGCCATTGATCTGACCGACAGTGCCAGCGACGACCGCCTCTTCTGCGACCTGCCGAAGCGTTTTGATGCCCATACCATCCACTCCCAGACTATAGTCACCCTGCCCGAAGGCGCCGTGCGGCTCGCGTTCAACACCCACGATGAAAACCACGCCTTCAGGATGGGGCCGTGCGCCTGGGGGGTGCAGTTCCACCCCGAGTTCGACAGGGCCGTCATGCGCTCCTATATCGAAGAGGTTTCCAAATCCGAACCGTTCGGGGAAGAGAAGCGGGCGGCACTGCTTGAAGCGGCGCGCGAAACCGCCGAAGCGACGGCGATCCTGAAGCGGTTTGAGAAGCTCGTCTGCGAAGGGTGA
- a CDS encoding 3-methyladenine DNA glycosylase, which translates to MVPLPDANTLYSALDALNLLEGKPPMWWPDYGTFAVVVGAVLTQNSQWTRVEQSLANLDTAGALSAEAIADADPGELMELIRPSGLFKNKARVLQALSAALLEAYGDFETFRNEVSREWLLEQKGIGPETADSILCYACGRDAMVVDAYTARLLRAFGFEHESYDDLQAWCVEGIAGRFEAQELPSIYALFHGMIVEYVKRYKKGREVDVEALAPLL; encoded by the coding sequence ATGGTACCGTTACCCGATGCGAATACCCTCTACAGCGCTCTGGACGCGCTGAACCTGCTCGAAGGGAAACCGCCGATGTGGTGGCCGGATTACGGCACCTTCGCCGTTGTCGTCGGGGCGGTGCTGACGCAGAACAGCCAGTGGACGCGGGTGGAACAGTCGCTTGCCAACCTGGATACGGCGGGGGCGCTCAGCGCCGAAGCGATTGCAGACGCCGATCCCGGCGAGCTGATGGAGTTGATCCGCCCCAGCGGGCTTTTCAAGAACAAGGCGAGGGTGCTGCAGGCGCTTTCGGCGGCGCTGCTGGAAGCCTACGGCGACTTTGAGACCTTCCGCAATGAGGTCAGCAGGGAGTGGCTGCTGGAGCAGAAGGGAATAGGCCCAGAGACGGCGGATTCCATTCTCTGTTACGCCTGCGGGCGCGACGCGATGGTCGTGGATGCCTACACGGCGAGGCTGCTGCGGGCCTTCGGGTTCGAGCATGAGAGTTACGACGACCTGCAGGCGTGGTGCGTTGAGGGGATAGCAGGGCGTTTCGAGGCGCAGGAACTGCCCTCGATCTACGCCCTTTTCCACGGGATGATCGTCGAGTACGTCAAGCGGTACAAGAAGGGGAGAGAGGTGGACGTGGAGGCGCTAGCGCCCCTGCTGTAA
- a CDS encoding sodium:alanine symporter family protein: protein MEWFEQAVAAAAGFIWGAPVLILLVGTGLFLTVRLRGLQFRALGHAFKLIWHRNDECEGDISHFAALMTALAATVGIGNIVGVATAIALGGPGAVFWMWVIGLIGMATKYSEAVLAVKYRVKGSNGMKGGPMYYISEGAGLPWLGAAFAVFTAVAAFGIGNMVQSNAVASALQGQFALPAWVTGIVLTILSGVVILGGIKSIARFTSVLVPFMIAGYVLGALAIIVLNLDKVPGAFGLIFTHAVTPIAAGGGFVGATVAAAIRYGVARGVFSNESGLGSAPIAAAAAKTDSPTRQALVSMTQTFIDTLVVCTMTALVILMAPQWHEGVAAGELTMVSFTHFLGVAGTVIVTAATVLFAYSTLIGWGYYGEKAIEYLFGEGHIRYYRVVFVLMIFVGAVLKLELVWNISDLFNGLMIIPNLIGLLLLHKVIVGETERYFGGSKTE, encoded by the coding sequence ATGGAGTGGTTTGAACAGGCGGTCGCAGCGGCGGCGGGTTTTATCTGGGGGGCGCCGGTCCTCATACTGCTGGTCGGTACGGGGCTGTTCCTGACCGTCAGGCTGCGGGGGCTCCAGTTCCGGGCGCTGGGCCACGCCTTCAAACTGATCTGGCACCGCAACGATGAGTGCGAGGGGGATATCTCCCACTTCGCCGCGCTGATGACGGCCCTGGCCGCGACGGTAGGCATCGGGAACATTGTCGGGGTCGCGACGGCGATCGCGCTGGGCGGTCCCGGGGCGGTCTTCTGGATGTGGGTCATCGGGCTTATCGGCATGGCGACCAAATACTCCGAAGCGGTCCTGGCGGTCAAGTACCGCGTCAAGGGGAGCAACGGCATGAAGGGCGGGCCGATGTACTACATCTCCGAAGGTGCCGGGCTGCCGTGGCTGGGCGCGGCCTTCGCCGTGTTTACGGCGGTGGCGGCCTTCGGCATCGGGAACATGGTGCAGTCCAACGCCGTGGCATCGGCGCTGCAGGGGCAGTTCGCGCTTCCCGCCTGGGTGACCGGGATCGTCCTGACAATTCTTTCGGGGGTCGTCATCCTCGGCGGCATCAAGTCCATCGCCCGCTTTACGAGCGTCCTGGTCCCCTTTATGATTGCCGGCTACGTGCTGGGGGCGCTCGCCATCATCGTGCTGAACCTTGACAAGGTACCGGGGGCGTTCGGGCTCATCTTTACCCATGCCGTCACGCCGATTGCCGCGGGGGGCGGCTTCGTCGGGGCGACGGTGGCGGCCGCGATCCGCTACGGGGTCGCACGGGGCGTCTTCTCGAACGAATCGGGCCTCGGCTCCGCGCCCATCGCCGCGGCGGCGGCCAAGACGGATTCGCCGACGCGCCAGGCGCTGGTGAGCATGACGCAGACCTTCATCGACACCCTGGTCGTCTGTACGATGACGGCCCTGGTCATCCTCATGGCGCCGCAGTGGCACGAAGGGGTGGCGGCAGGGGAGCTGACGATGGTGAGCTTCACCCACTTCCTGGGCGTTGCCGGGACGGTGATCGTGACGGCGGCGACGGTGCTCTTCGCCTACTCGACGCTGATCGGGTGGGGCTACTACGGCGAAAAGGCGATCGAGTACCTCTTCGGCGAGGGGCATATCCGCTACTACCGCGTCGTCTTCGTCCTGATGATCTTTGTCGGGGCGGTGTTGAAGCTGGAGCTGGTCTGGAACATCTCCGACCTCTTCAACGGGCTGATGATCATCCCGAACCTGATCGGCCTTCTGCTGCTGCATAAGGTGATCGTGGGCGAGACCGAGCGCTATTTCGGCGGAAGTAAAACGGAGTAG
- a CDS encoding cation:proton antiporter, producing MQTLFWIGLLFAVGYAAGLLSERFRLPKVTGYLLTGLLLSPSVSGILPLSFMEGSREIVHFALAVIAFMIGGSLKLDKIRKLEKSIIAIMLGESELAFLTVWAGMVFGLTFLLPGKGEDVVMITALFLGAISAATAPAAVLAVIHQFRARGPLTLTILGVVATDDAVALINFSIVLGIASTLMGLTDAPLFVSLISPFVGIAVSLACGIAAGWLQGLHLRYVASESALVISSAAVLLLLYGSMDTFGFDGLLAAMAYGMTLVNSSARSDVLFLTIRHHFEEMIFVLFFLISGATMELEVMAQVWPVALLYVGLRLMGKVAGSRVGARLSGAPEAVRMHIGPALMPQAGVALGLALILYHHPEFGAIGTTVLNTVIAATVVNELVGPLLLKQMLVRAGEVEEKR from the coding sequence ATGCAGACGCTCTTCTGGATCGGATTGCTCTTCGCGGTCGGGTACGCCGCCGGACTGCTGAGCGAACGTTTCAGGCTGCCGAAGGTGACGGGCTACCTGCTGACCGGGCTGCTGCTCAGTCCTTCCGTCAGCGGGATTCTTCCGCTCTCCTTCATGGAGGGGAGCCGCGAGATCGTCCATTTTGCACTGGCGGTGATCGCCTTTATGATCGGCGGTTCGCTGAAGCTCGACAAGATCCGGAAACTGGAAAAGAGCATCATCGCGATCATGCTGGGGGAGTCGGAACTGGCCTTCCTGACCGTCTGGGCCGGTATGGTCTTCGGTCTGACTTTCCTGCTGCCCGGGAAGGGGGAGGATGTCGTGATGATCACGGCGCTTTTCCTCGGGGCCATCAGTGCCGCGACGGCCCCGGCCGCCGTGTTGGCGGTGATCCACCAGTTCCGTGCCCGCGGACCGCTGACGCTGACCATCCTGGGGGTCGTGGCGACGGATGACGCGGTGGCGCTCATTAACTTTTCCATCGTGCTCGGCATCGCTTCGACCCTGATGGGGTTGACCGACGCACCGCTCTTCGTCTCATTGATCTCCCCCTTTGTCGGCATCGCCGTTTCGCTGGCCTGCGGTATCGCCGCGGGGTGGCTTCAGGGGCTGCACCTGCGCTATGTCGCCTCGGAGAGTGCCCTGGTGATTTCGTCGGCGGCGGTACTGCTGCTGCTTTACGGCAGCATGGACACCTTCGGCTTCGACGGCCTGCTGGCCGCCATGGCCTACGGGATGACGCTGGTCAACAGCAGCGCCCGGAGTGATGTACTCTTCCTGACCATCAGGCACCATTTCGAAGAGATGATCTTCGTGCTCTTTTTCCTCATTTCCGGGGCGACGATGGAGCTGGAGGTGATGGCGCAGGTGTGGCCGGTCGCGCTGCTCTATGTGGGGCTGCGCCTGATGGGAAAGGTTGCGGGGAGCCGGGTCGGTGCGCGCCTCTCGGGGGCGCCCGAAGCGGTGCGGATGCATATCGGCCCGGCGCTGATGCCTCAGGCGGGGGTGGCGCTGGGGCTCGCGCTGATCCTTTACCACCACCCCGAGTTCGGCGCCATCGGGACGACGGTGCTCAATACGGTGATTGCCGCCACGGTGGTGAATGAACTGGTCGGCCCGTTGCTGCTGAAGCAGATGCTGGTACGCGCAGGCGAAGTGGAGGAGAAAAGATGA
- a CDS encoding CBS domain-containing protein, with amino-acid sequence MKTVTVGMFLERSKTPYGAVTVHKEATLREILDTMLRHGEERAVFVVDDDGALSGVVSLGALARHVMHEGIAPQNGFSPATDILHYLTAENAADIMETEVVCCSPDEPLEDVRQKMLGRKVYKVLPVVDASYRIVGALNLIALLEASLAEE; translated from the coding sequence ATGAAAACAGTGACAGTAGGAATGTTCCTGGAGCGCTCAAAGACGCCATACGGTGCCGTGACGGTGCATAAAGAGGCGACGCTGCGGGAAATCCTCGACACGATGCTGCGGCACGGGGAGGAGCGGGCGGTCTTCGTCGTCGACGATGACGGCGCCCTGTCTGGCGTGGTCTCCCTCGGTGCCCTGGCCCGCCACGTCATGCACGAGGGGATCGCCCCGCAGAACGGCTTTTCGCCCGCCACCGATATCCTCCACTACCTGACGGCGGAAAACGCCGCGGACATCATGGAGACGGAAGTGGTCTGCTGCAGCCCGGATGAACCGCTGGAAGATGTACGGCAGAAGATGCTGGGCCGGAAGGTCTACAAAGTCCTCCCGGTGGTGGATGCCTCCTACCGCATTGTCGGGGCGTTGAACCTGATCGCACTTCTGGAAGCCTCCCTGGCGGAGGAGTGA
- a CDS encoding ArsS family sensor histidine kinase — translation MPRRSSIFFKLNLFFLLALVTLALLFALFHVTASHMETRREILRGMELARLLHHLRSTDRAERTAALAEAQFALLTPDALPKNARELQPPRNADDHDAREHRERLPLRLYEAGGSYYFLSTLRRDPFLVKDERPAENFGGLQLIFVFLLAGLVTLYVLLRRSLLPLRDLHTQIRRFGRGDLDIDTSSTRRDEIAAIANEFNDALEQLRQLRASRQLFLRNVMHELKTPLTKGKLSLAMMEENEQTAYLNRLFSRMDDLINGVAQVEKLQSIGLDRMPQNVATLLETAVNQLYLSAERRQALRITADPGVSIDADAPLFVSALCNLLDNALKYSSAPPVTVTADREGICIANAGAPLEVPLNTIMQPFSSANPAGGLGLGLSITDTVMRAHGFTLVYDYREGMHRFCIRFAPSAA, via the coding sequence ATGCCCCGCCGCAGTTCCATCTTTTTCAAGCTCAACCTCTTCTTCCTGCTCGCACTGGTCACGCTGGCGCTGCTCTTCGCCCTGTTCCACGTCACCGCTTCGCATATGGAAACACGCCGGGAGATCCTGCGGGGGATGGAACTGGCACGTCTGCTGCACCACCTCCGCAGTACGGACCGTGCCGAACGCACCGCCGCGCTCGCAGAGGCGCAGTTTGCGCTGCTCACCCCCGACGCCCTGCCCAAAAACGCCAGGGAGCTGCAGCCGCCCCGTAACGCGGACGACCACGACGCACGGGAACACCGGGAGCGACTGCCGCTGCGGCTCTACGAGGCAGGCGGGAGCTACTACTTCCTCTCCACCCTCCGTCGCGACCCCTTTCTTGTCAAAGATGAACGGCCCGCCGAAAACTTCGGCGGCCTGCAGCTGATCTTCGTGTTCCTGCTGGCGGGGCTCGTCACCCTCTATGTCCTGCTGCGCCGCAGCCTGCTGCCGCTGCGCGATCTGCATACCCAGATCCGCCGCTTCGGACGCGGTGACCTCGATATCGACACCTCCAGCACGCGCCGCGACGAGATCGCGGCAATCGCCAACGAATTCAACGACGCCCTGGAGCAGCTCCGGCAGCTGCGCGCGTCACGCCAGCTCTTTCTGCGCAACGTCATGCATGAGCTGAAAACCCCGCTGACCAAGGGCAAACTCTCCCTGGCAATGATGGAAGAAAACGAACAGACCGCTTACCTCAACCGTCTTTTCAGCCGGATGGACGACCTCATCAACGGCGTCGCCCAGGTCGAAAAGCTCCAGAGCATCGGGCTCGACCGCATGCCGCAAAACGTCGCTACCCTGCTGGAAACGGCCGTGAACCAGCTCTACCTCTCCGCGGAGCGGCGCCAGGCACTGCGTATCACCGCCGACCCGGGTGTCAGCATCGACGCCGACGCCCCCCTCTTCGTCAGCGCCCTGTGCAACCTCCTCGACAATGCGCTGAAATACAGCAGCGCACCCCCGGTCACCGTCACCGCCGACCGCGAGGGGATCTGCATCGCCAACGCGGGTGCGCCGCTGGAAGTGCCGCTGAACACCATTATGCAGCCCTTCTCCAGTGCCAACCCCGCCGGCGGACTCGGGCTCGGCCTCTCCATCACCGACACCGTCATGAGGGCCCACGGCTTCACCCTCGTCTACGACTACCGCGAAGGAATGCACCGCTTCTGCATCCGCTTCGCTCCTTCGGCCGCCTGA
- a CDS encoding response regulator transcription factor, whose protein sequence is MAKILLIEDDTEITALLERYLGQYGMEVVSYTHPESALASLGIESYDAVLLDLTLPQIDGLEVCRRLRERSDIPIIISSARHDLSDKVIALEYGADDYLPKPYEPRELVARIQSHLRRYAGTVTRQSSRFSVDTARMRIDKEGEPLSLTVAEYELLALLIKHKGEVVSRDFIANNVDAIGWESTERSIDVLIGRIRRKIEADPKHPAFIHSVRGVGYKFTE, encoded by the coding sequence ATGGCAAAAATCCTGTTAATCGAAGATGATACCGAGATCACCGCACTGCTCGAACGCTACCTCGGGCAGTACGGCATGGAGGTCGTCTCCTACACCCACCCCGAAAGCGCCCTGGCATCGCTCGGCATCGAATCCTACGATGCCGTGCTGCTCGACCTGACCCTGCCGCAGATCGACGGGCTCGAGGTGTGCCGGCGTCTTCGCGAACGCAGCGACATCCCCATCATCATCTCCTCCGCCCGGCACGACCTCAGCGACAAAGTCATCGCCCTCGAGTACGGGGCGGACGATTACCTGCCCAAACCCTACGAACCGCGCGAACTCGTCGCCCGCATCCAGAGCCACCTGCGGCGCTACGCAGGCACCGTCACCCGTCAATCTTCCCGTTTTTCGGTCGATACCGCGCGCATGCGCATCGACAAGGAGGGCGAACCCCTCTCGCTCACCGTCGCCGAGTATGAACTCCTTGCCCTCCTCATCAAACACAAAGGCGAAGTCGTCTCCCGCGACTTCATCGCCAACAACGTCGACGCCATCGGCTGGGAGAGCACGGAACGCAGCATCGACGTGCTCATCGGCCGCATCCGCCGCAAGATCGAAGCGGACCCGAAACACCCCGCCTTCATCCACTCCGTCCGCGGCGTCGGCTACAAGTTCACGGAGTGA
- a CDS encoding Spy/CpxP family protein refolding chaperone yields the protein MKRTLLIGALLAAAGTAAFAGPHGDSRMLLNSLDLTSAQKAQLKTIRIEARNERFKLKDQMDDLRDKTNDRILAVLTDDQKKAYIAARSDRMKQRMDKRCDRDKMPMKRPKYD from the coding sequence ATGAAACGGACACTTCTCATCGGAGCGCTGCTCGCAGCCGCCGGCACTGCCGCTTTCGCAGGACCGCACGGCGACAGCCGCATGCTTCTCAATTCCCTTGACCTGACATCGGCACAGAAAGCGCAGCTCAAGACCATCCGCATAGAGGCGCGCAACGAACGGTTCAAACTGAAAGACCAGATGGACGACCTGCGCGACAAAACGAACGACCGCATCCTCGCCGTCCTCACCGACGACCAGAAGAAAGCCTACATCGCCGCGCGCAGCGACCGTATGAAACAGCGTATGGATAAACGGTGCGATCGTGATAAAATGCCTATGAAGAGACCAAAATACGACTAG
- a CDS encoding DUF4080 domain-containing protein produces the protein MHTIVLATFNARYSHASLALRYLYANLRELRERSVIREFVINENIQQIAERILAEQPWIVGISTYIWNAGDVAELIGILKKVSPETVIVLGGPEASHLPHRVDFSHADYIISGEGEIAFYELCRDLLAGMERNDRFIKAPTVDLAAIALPYDDYDSNDIQNRYVYLETSRGCPYLCEFCLSAIDDKMRYFDIDVMTAEFEKLWQRGVRSFKFIDRTFNLKLAYANRILDFFLAKDEPYFLHFEVIPDHFPEALRGRIARFAPAALQLEVGIQTLNPEIADNIHRPLRLAKIEENLRFLEEHTRAHLHLDLIVGLPGETLESFARGLDTLVSWSSGEIQIGILKKLSGTTMARHDDPFGMVYADTPPYDVLKTAHVSFEAIQKMKRFARYWDILYNSGNFTRSVALLWPEGKVFDGFSDFSSWVYGETAATWKIAQERMARLLFDYLVDVKLFDKEDVGRAMAADFAKSHGKRLPPFLRAYASEESSGGEAVQGSASTKRQSMRV, from the coding sequence ATGCATACCATCGTTCTCGCCACCTTCAACGCACGTTACAGCCACGCTTCTCTGGCGCTGCGCTATCTCTACGCCAATCTGCGCGAACTGCGGGAGCGCAGCGTCATCCGCGAATTCGTCATCAACGAGAACATCCAGCAGATCGCCGAACGCATCCTCGCCGAGCAGCCTTGGATCGTCGGCATCAGCACCTACATCTGGAACGCCGGCGACGTCGCGGAGCTCATCGGCATCCTCAAGAAGGTCTCCCCGGAAACCGTCATCGTCCTGGGCGGACCGGAGGCGTCGCACCTCCCCCACCGGGTCGATTTCTCACATGCTGACTACATCATCAGCGGCGAAGGGGAAATCGCCTTCTACGAACTCTGCCGCGACCTGCTCGCTGGCATGGAACGGAATGACCGTTTCATCAAGGCACCGACAGTCGACCTCGCCGCCATCGCCCTCCCCTATGACGACTACGACAGCAACGACATCCAAAACCGCTACGTCTACCTGGAGACGTCGCGGGGCTGCCCCTACCTCTGCGAATTCTGCCTCTCGGCCATCGACGACAAGATGCGCTACTTCGACATCGACGTCATGACTGCGGAGTTCGAGAAGCTGTGGCAGCGCGGGGTGCGCAGCTTCAAGTTCATCGACCGTACCTTCAACCTCAAGCTCGCCTACGCGAACAGGATCCTCGACTTCTTCCTCGCCAAGGATGAGCCGTACTTCCTGCACTTCGAAGTGATCCCCGACCACTTCCCCGAAGCGCTGCGGGGCCGGATCGCGCGGTTTGCCCCGGCCGCCCTGCAGCTCGAAGTCGGCATCCAGACCCTCAACCCCGAAATCGCCGACAATATCCACCGCCCCCTGCGGCTCGCAAAAATAGAGGAGAACCTACGCTTCCTCGAGGAACATACCCGCGCCCACCTGCATCTCGACCTTATCGTCGGCCTCCCCGGCGAAACGCTGGAGAGCTTCGCCCGCGGGCTCGACACCCTCGTCTCCTGGAGCAGCGGGGAGATCCAGATCGGCATCCTCAAGAAGCTCTCCGGCACGACGATGGCCCGCCACGACGACCCCTTCGGCATGGTCTACGCCGACACCCCTCCTTACGACGTCCTCAAGACGGCCCATGTCTCCTTCGAAGCGATCCAGAAGATGAAGCGTTTCGCCCGCTATTGGGACATCCTCTACAACAGCGGCAACTTTACACGCAGCGTCGCCCTGCTCTGGCCCGAAGGGAAGGTTTTTGACGGGTTCTCTGATTTCAGCAGCTGGGTCTACGGTGAAACCGCGGCAACATGGAAGATCGCCCAGGAGCGGATGGCCCGACTGCTCTTCGACTACCTCGTCGACGTAAAACTATTCGACAAAGAAGACGTCGGCCGCGCGATGGCCGCGGATTTCGCCAAGAGCCACGGCAAGCGCCTCCCACCCTTTCTGCGCGCCTACGCCTCAGAGGAGAGCAGCGGCGGGGAAGCCGTACAGGGAAGCGCATCGACAAAACGACAATCGATGCGGGTCTGA